In Halarcobacter bivalviorum, a genomic segment contains:
- a CDS encoding Ni/Fe hydrogenase has product MTSRECSKPKIVWLQAITCNGNTHSLLSANANRLKLFLDSFNLIYHPSLTTELLLEELLQQNEEIDFLLVEGAITSNKDFFQISNQTTSEVLKKLVLKSKYLIAVGSCASYGGVHKKFEQNSDIFGLEEALEKKEISSLFHPIINLTGCPVHPEWIFQTLFSLKEYKKIGLDEKGRPKEIYSHLAHHGCTRNEYFEWKVEAKSFGLKEGCLFYEQGCRGPMTHSNCNRVLWNDVNTKTRAGMPCIGCTEFDFPRDNMLETKKNIGIPDQVPIGVSKRAYLSLAGVAKTFKIERLHERIIK; this is encoded by the coding sequence ATGACGAGTAGGGAGTGTAGTAAACCTAAAATAGTTTGGCTTCAAGCTATAACTTGCAATGGAAATACTCACTCACTTTTAAGTGCAAATGCAAATAGATTAAAACTATTTTTAGATAGTTTTAATCTTATTTATCATCCTTCTTTAACTACAGAACTTCTATTAGAAGAGTTACTTCAACAAAATGAAGAGATTGACTTTTTACTTGTTGAAGGAGCAATTACTTCAAATAAAGATTTCTTTCAAATATCTAATCAAACTACAAGTGAAGTTTTAAAAAAGCTTGTTTTAAAATCAAAATATTTAATTGCTGTCGGTTCATGTGCTTCTTATGGTGGAGTTCATAAAAAATTTGAACAAAATAGTGATATTTTTGGTTTAGAAGAGGCTTTAGAAAAAAAAGAGATATCTTCTTTATTTCATCCTATAATAAATCTTACTGGCTGTCCTGTACATCCTGAATGGATTTTTCAAACTCTATTTTCATTAAAAGAGTATAAAAAAATTGGACTTGATGAAAAAGGAAGGCCTAAAGAGATATATTCTCATTTAGCACATCATGGTTGTACTAGAAATGAATATTTTGAATGGAAAGTTGAAGCCAAATCTTTTGGATTAAAAGAGGGCTGCCTTTTTTATGAGCAAGGGTGTCGAGGACCTATGACTCACTCAAATTGCAATAGAGTATTATGGAATGATGTAAATACTAAAACAAGAGCAGGAATGCCTTGTATTGGTTGTACAGAGTTTGATTTCCCAAGGGATAATATGTTGGAAACAAAAAAGAATATAGGTATTCCTGACCAAGTACCAATTGGTGTTAGTAAAAGAGCATATCTATCTCTTGCTGGAGTTGCAAAAACTTTTAAAATTGAAAGATTACATGAAAGAATTATTAAATGA
- a CDS encoding nickel-dependent hydrogenase large subunit: MKTVDIVERIEGEAKLVCQWEKNKISDVRVEFLNFRGFEYILKGKAPLDALVYTPRICGICGQAHLKATVEALEQIYKNHNEELIITNKAKLLREVGLNIEIIDSHIKWFYMFIMPDVVKFSNNDYSEYKALKGKKWLEASACASEVIKVLAIIGGQWPHTSYMIPGGVVSDPTLLDLTTMQNYIDYGIKFFENNLVGMEIENYLSFNEAEDLYKVKADLKDFITLSFENGFEKIGKSYNRHLVLGSSLSFEEGKINKKLIKNIDFENIEELSLNTFNIDKSKNSKDAYTWSKSALYANNFYETGPLSRTLVQNRKFISSVHKHYKDSMFTRVMARMDELGFLLKKTKELIKRVDISEDSFIKPKISINEFKHGLAEVAVEACRGSLYHEVEIEDGKISKYDVITPTVWNLGPGIDGKLSTSQKAIIGTNSIEKAKLILRSFDVCSVCTTH, encoded by the coding sequence ATGAAAACTGTTGATATTGTAGAAAGAATAGAGGGTGAAGCAAAATTAGTTTGTCAATGGGAAAAAAATAAAATTTCTGATGTAAGAGTAGAGTTTTTAAATTTTAGAGGCTTTGAATATATTTTAAAAGGGAAAGCTCCTTTAGATGCTTTAGTTTATACTCCAAGAATTTGTGGGATTTGTGGACAAGCTCACTTAAAAGCAACAGTTGAAGCTTTAGAACAAATTTATAAAAATCATAATGAAGAATTAATTATAACAAATAAAGCAAAATTACTTAGAGAAGTAGGCTTAAATATAGAGATTATTGATTCTCATATAAAATGGTTTTATATGTTTATTATGCCTGATGTAGTTAAGTTTTCTAATAATGATTATTCAGAATATAAAGCGTTAAAAGGTAAAAAATGGTTAGAGGCTTCTGCTTGTGCAAGTGAAGTTATAAAAGTATTAGCTATTATTGGTGGTCAATGGCCTCATACTTCATATATGATACCTGGTGGAGTTGTTAGTGATCCTACTTTACTTGATTTAACTACTATGCAAAATTATATTGATTATGGAATTAAGTTTTTTGAAAATAATTTAGTTGGTATGGAAATTGAAAACTATTTATCTTTTAATGAAGCAGAAGACCTTTATAAAGTAAAAGCAGATTTAAAAGATTTTATTACTTTATCTTTTGAAAATGGTTTTGAAAAAATAGGAAAATCATATAATAGACATTTAGTGTTAGGAAGTTCTTTATCTTTTGAAGAGGGAAAAATCAATAAAAAACTAATCAAAAATATTGATTTCGAAAATATAGAAGAACTCTCTTTAAACACTTTTAATATTGATAAAAGTAAAAATTCAAAAGATGCATATACTTGGTCTAAAAGTGCTTTATATGCAAATAACTTTTATGAAACAGGTCCTTTATCAAGAACTTTAGTACAAAATAGAAAATTTATTTCAAGTGTACATAAACACTATAAAGACTCGATGTTTACAAGAGTAATGGCAAGAATGGATGAACTTGGTTTTTTACTTAAAAAAACAAAAGAATTAATAAAAAGAGTTGATATAAGTGAAGATTCTTTTATCAAACCTAAGATTTCTATAAATGAGTTTAAACATGGATTAGCAGAAGTTGCAGTTGAAGCTTGTCGAGGTTCACTATATCATGAAGTAGAAATTGAAGATGGAAAAATATCTAAATATGATGTTATTACTCCTACTGTTTGGAATTTAGGTCCTGGTATAGATGGAAAACTTTCAACTTCGCAAAAAGCAATAATAGGAACAAACTCTATAGAAAAAGCAAAACTTATTTTACGAAGTTTTGATGTTTGCTCTGTTTGTACTACTCACTAA
- a CDS encoding hydrogenase small subunit has product MVDSQEMVKKVFTQNSARIDTNKGDAYYNSLFEKAKERLKALRAQPALKDIDMMEVVESEGVNRRDFMKWASATTATLMLPPMFTPLVAEATELMNRVPVIWIELQDCAGNSEAILRSSTPTVDDLLFDVLSLEFHHTLMAASGHQAEHQLEDAMHHFKGKYLLFVEGAIPTALNGQYGTIGPSGETFQEHLARLSKDAAAVVAVGTCATYGGVPAAAPNPTGAVGVMDLVKGKPVINIPACPANPANMVGVVLHYVLTGQVPELDSLLRPKFAFGYRIHDNCERRAHFDAGEFVEEWGDIGAQNNFCLYKVGCKGPMTFNNCSIIRYNEGANWPIGVGRGCIGCSEPDFWDKYAYERPMADANIKAPTGGVEKTVDEFGLGLLTATTIGIGVHAVASAVAGKRTVHSEDEE; this is encoded by the coding sequence ATGGTTGATTCTCAAGAGATGGTAAAAAAAGTTTTTACCCAGAATTCTGCAAGAATTGATACAAACAAAGGTGATGCTTATTACAACTCGCTTTTTGAAAAGGCAAAAGAGAGACTTAAAGCATTAAGAGCACAACCTGCACTAAAAGATATCGATATGATGGAAGTAGTGGAGAGTGAAGGTGTAAACAGAAGAGATTTTATGAAGTGGGCAAGTGCTACAACTGCAACACTTATGTTACCTCCTATGTTTACTCCTTTAGTTGCTGAAGCAACTGAGCTTATGAATAGAGTTCCTGTAATTTGGATTGAATTACAAGACTGTGCTGGTAATTCAGAAGCTATTTTAAGGTCTTCTACTCCTACTGTAGATGATTTACTTTTTGATGTTCTTTCATTAGAGTTTCACCATACTTTAATGGCAGCTTCAGGACATCAAGCAGAGCATCAATTAGAAGATGCAATGCATCATTTCAAAGGAAAGTATCTATTATTTGTTGAGGGAGCTATCCCGACAGCATTAAATGGTCAATATGGAACTATTGGTCCTAGTGGAGAGACTTTCCAAGAGCATTTAGCTAGATTATCAAAAGATGCAGCAGCAGTTGTAGCAGTTGGTACATGTGCAACTTATGGAGGTGTTCCTGCAGCAGCTCCAAATCCAACAGGTGCAGTTGGTGTAATGGATTTAGTAAAAGGTAAACCTGTTATTAATATTCCTGCTTGTCCCGCAAATCCTGCAAATATGGTTGGTGTAGTTTTACATTATGTATTAACAGGTCAAGTTCCAGAACTAGATTCACTTCTTAGACCAAAATTTGCTTTTGGTTATAGAATCCATGATAATTGTGAAAGAAGAGCTCACTTTGATGCTGGTGAATTTGTTGAAGAGTGGGGAGATATTGGAGCTCAAAATAATTTCTGTTTATATAAAGTAGGTTGTAAAGGGCCTATGACATTTAATAACTGTTCAATTATTAGATATAACGAAGGTGCGAACTGGCCTATTGGTGTTGGACGTGGATGTATTGGATGTTCTGAACCAGATTTCTGGGATAAATATGCATATGAAAGACCAATGGCAGATGCAAATATTAAAGCTCCTACTGGTGGAGTAGAAAAAACTGTTGATGAGTTTGGTTTAGGATTATTAACAGCAACAACAATTGGTATTGGTGTACATGCAGTTGCAAGTGCAGTTGCAGGGAAAAGAACAGTTCACAGTGAAGATGAGGAATAA
- a CDS encoding cytochrome b/b6 domain-containing protein, with product MKRVERMTPIMRIIHWMNAICMIVAVATGLYIGYPYYQTLIADPAVDKYVMAWNRWGHFIAAIIFDVTAILIGYLYLFSRFEKPYKKILPTKKNFIEFCEVFFNLMTFNRRKKFDSTHSDSYNIMFFTLFHILLVFMLLTGLQLYVHGLASGTSSIGAWWPWMLHFATDWTLDVFGGNMGVRIAHHTAMYLILMWVMCHIYYQIWRTIFWREGDINIVFGGTKFVNKNIVNSKGEVEKND from the coding sequence ATGAAGCGGGTTGAAAGAATGACCCCAATCATGCGAATCATTCACTGGATGAATGCTATTTGTATGATTGTAGCGGTTGCAACCGGGCTATATATTGGATACCCATACTATCAAACATTAATTGCAGACCCTGCAGTTGATAAATATGTGATGGCATGGAATAGATGGGGACACTTCATAGCTGCAATTATCTTTGATGTTACAGCTATCTTAATTGGTTATTTATATCTTTTTTCTAGGTTTGAAAAGCCATATAAAAAGATTTTACCAACAAAGAAAAACTTTATAGAGTTTTGTGAAGTATTCTTTAACTTAATGACATTTAATAGAAGAAAGAAATTTGATTCAACACATAGTGATTCTTATAACATTATGTTTTTTACACTTTTTCATATTCTATTAGTATTTATGTTATTAACAGGACTTCAACTTTATGTTCATGGTTTAGCATCTGGTACTAGTTCTATTGGAGCTTGGTGGCCTTGGATGTTACACTTTGCAACTGATTGGACTTTAGATGTATTTGGTGGAAATATGGGAGTTAGAATTGCTCATCATACAGCTATGTATTTAATTCTTATGTGGGTTATGTGTCATATTTATTACCAAATATGGAGAACAATTTTCTGGAGAGAAGGTGACATCAATATTGTATTTGGTGGAACAAAATTTGTTAACAAAAATATTGTTAATTCAAAAGGTGAAGTAGAAAAAAACGATTAA
- a CDS encoding TetR/AcrR family transcriptional regulator, giving the protein MTLKEEKKNSIIEKSLLLFSKNGFYNTTIPDIAKAMSMSVGNMYNYFKSKEELAKFAIKYSTNILARDLREINQLQISSKDKVFLFTKKYLENVQKSPEVIEYFLRVYLSNREVFNKDCEGFLCVSEFVTEVMILLDEGAASKEFRQQDFFPAFAMIMGALGGFAFLSGEKVLDKEIVSYSDAVAQNIYRALKYDE; this is encoded by the coding sequence GTGACTTTAAAAGAAGAAAAGAAAAATTCAATTATTGAAAAGTCTTTACTACTGTTCTCTAAAAATGGTTTTTATAATACAACAATTCCTGATATAGCAAAAGCTATGAGTATGAGTGTTGGGAATATGTATAACTATTTTAAATCAAAAGAAGAGTTAGCAAAGTTTGCCATTAAGTATTCAACTAATATCTTAGCTAGAGATTTAAGAGAAATCAATCAACTGCAAATTTCATCTAAAGATAAAGTATTCTTATTTACAAAAAAATATTTAGAAAATGTTCAAAAATCACCTGAAGTAATTGAGTATTTTTTAAGGGTTTATTTATCAAATAGAGAAGTTTTTAATAAAGATTGTGAAGGCTTTTTATGTGTAAGTGAATTTGTAACAGAAGTTATGATTTTACTAGATGAAGGTGCAGCGAGTAAAGAGTTTAGACAACAAGACTTTTTCCCTGCTTTTGCTATGATTATGGGTGCTCTTGGTGGTTTTGCTTTTCTTTCAGGAGAAAAGGTTTTAGATAAAGAGATTGTATCTTATTCTGATGCTGTAGCCCAAAACATCTATAGAGCTTTAAAGTATGACGAGTAG
- a CDS encoding nickel-dependent hydrogenase large subunit: MSKHVVIDPITRIEGHLRIEAVIDDNNVIQEAYSSSTMFRGIEEILKGRDPRDCGLLAMRICGVCTGTHYQRSIEAVEHAFGVTIPKNARLVRNLMQGGLYIHDHIVHFYHLHALDWVDITKALEADPKKTVEEAQKWAKLSGQRPWNASEDNYAAVQERVAKYVKQGRLGIFGNAYWGSKAYKLTPEQNLIGLSHYLDALELQREVAKAQAIFGGKNPHPQSIVVGGVTCVQDIKNPVRVAEFKDIIQRALKFTKQAYLPDVYMAGTMYADEALAGVGGGLGNFMSYGDFNLDDLPFYDSAKLFPSGVVMNKDLSKVYDLDQTKITEDVTHAWYEGTTNKHPYDGVTNPNYTGFKEKKDGIAYLDTDKKYSWIKSPLYDDERMEVGPLARMVVGVARGDERITKYVTTFLKNGNLPTKVLFSTVGRTAARAIETELMCEEVINWCDELAANVASGDLSTWTEFDFDKVAKDAQGYGMAEAPRGGLGHWVKIKDGKVMNYQAVVPSTWNAAPKDYKGRLGAYEASLVGTKVVNPDEPLEIIRTVHSFDPCIACAVHIVDTNGKELAVYKVDPLGGCRA; the protein is encoded by the coding sequence ATGAGTAAACATGTAGTAATAGATCCAATAACAAGAATCGAAGGACATCTTAGAATTGAAGCAGTAATTGATGACAATAATGTTATTCAAGAGGCTTATAGTTCTTCAACGATGTTTAGAGGTATTGAAGAAATTTTAAAAGGTAGAGACCCTAGAGATTGTGGTCTTTTAGCTATGAGAATTTGTGGTGTATGTACAGGAACTCACTATCAAAGAAGTATTGAAGCAGTTGAACATGCTTTTGGTGTTACTATTCCAAAAAATGCAAGACTTGTTAGAAACCTTATGCAAGGTGGATTATATATTCATGACCATATTGTTCATTTCTATCATTTACATGCACTTGACTGGGTAGATATTACAAAAGCTTTAGAAGCTGACCCTAAAAAGACAGTTGAAGAGGCTCAAAAGTGGGCAAAACTTTCAGGTCAAAGACCATGGAATGCTTCTGAAGATAATTATGCAGCAGTTCAAGAAAGAGTTGCTAAGTATGTAAAACAAGGAAGACTTGGTATTTTTGGAAATGCATATTGGGGAAGTAAAGCATATAAATTAACTCCTGAGCAAAACTTAATTGGTCTTTCTCACTATTTAGATGCTTTAGAATTACAAAGAGAAGTAGCAAAAGCACAAGCTATTTTTGGTGGTAAAAATCCACACCCTCAATCAATTGTAGTTGGTGGAGTAACTTGTGTTCAAGATATTAAAAATCCTGTAAGAGTTGCAGAGTTTAAAGATATTATTCAAAGAGCTCTTAAGTTTACTAAACAAGCATATTTACCAGATGTTTATATGGCTGGAACAATGTATGCTGATGAAGCACTTGCTGGTGTTGGTGGTGGTCTTGGTAACTTTATGTCTTATGGAGACTTTAACTTAGATGATTTACCATTCTATGACTCTGCAAAACTATTCCCTTCAGGTGTAGTTATGAACAAAGATTTATCAAAAGTTTATGATTTAGACCAAACAAAAATTACAGAAGATGTAACTCACGCTTGGTATGAAGGTACAACAAATAAACATCCATATGATGGAGTTACTAATCCTAATTATACAGGGTTTAAAGAGAAAAAAGATGGTATTGCATATTTAGATACTGATAAAAAATACTCTTGGATTAAATCTCCATTATATGATGATGAGAGAATGGAAGTAGGACCATTAGCAAGAATGGTTGTAGGAGTTGCAAGAGGTGATGAAAGAATTACTAAATATGTAACAACATTCTTAAAAAATGGAAACTTACCAACAAAAGTTCTTTTTTCAACAGTAGGAAGAACAGCAGCACGTGCAATTGAAACTGAATTAATGTGTGAAGAAGTTATTAACTGGTGTGATGAATTAGCAGCAAATGTTGCAAGTGGTGATTTATCTACTTGGACTGAGTTTGATTTTGACAAAGTTGCAAAAGATGCACAAGGTTATGGTATGGCAGAAGCACCAAGAGGTGGTTTAGGTCACTGGGTTAAAATCAAAGATGGAAAAGTTATGAATTATCAAGCTGTTGTTCCTTCAACTTGGAATGCAGCACCAAAAGATTATAAAGGTAGATTAGGAGCATATGAAGCTTCATTAGTTGGAACTAAAGTTGTAAATCCTGATGAGCCTTTAGAGATTATTAGAACAGTGCATAGTTTTGACCCTTGTATCGCTTGTGCAGTTCATATTGTAGATACAAATGGTAAAGAGTTAGCCGTTTATAAAGTAGATCCTTTAGGAGGATGCCGTGCCTAA
- a CDS encoding HyaD/HybD family hydrogenase maturation endopeptidase: MKNIVVGVGNVLFKDEGVGIYASKFLQENYEFDDSLEIIDGGTLGFKLMTYFQEYDNVIILDTVSVEDEAGSIYRLPSEVLLGMGQYRKTAHEVEIVEMLEICSVLDKHATVTILGIIPEDIESVEIGLTPKLEEKFEAFISQALQEIENIGVTIKKVDNKDLKTVAQGLIGSYNGEHLTRIPNEEDTTWN, from the coding sequence ATGAAAAATATTGTAGTTGGGGTTGGAAATGTATTGTTTAAAGATGAGGGTGTAGGAATTTATGCTTCTAAATTTTTACAGGAAAATTATGAGTTTGATGATAGTTTAGAGATAATTGATGGTGGTACTTTAGGTTTTAAACTAATGACATATTTTCAAGAGTATGATAATGTTATTATTTTAGATACAGTTTCTGTGGAAGATGAAGCAGGTTCAATTTATAGATTGCCTTCTGAGGTTCTTCTTGGAATGGGGCAATATAGAAAAACTGCACATGAAGTTGAGATTGTAGAGATGCTTGAGATTTGTTCAGTTTTAGATAAACATGCAACAGTTACAATTCTTGGAATTATTCCAGAAGATATTGAATCAGTAGAGATAGGATTAACTCCAAAACTAGAAGAGAAGTTTGAGGCTTTTATTTCACAAGCTTTGCAAGAGATTGAGAATATTGGTGTAACTATTAAAAAAGTTGATAATAAAGATTTAAAAACAGTTGCACAAGGATTAATTGGAAGTTATAATGGTGAACATTTAACAAGAATTCCAAATGAGGAAGATACAACATGGAACTAA